Sequence from the Notolabrus celidotus isolate fNotCel1 chromosome 14, fNotCel1.pri, whole genome shotgun sequence genome:
ATACTGCCTGATGTGGGTGTCTGCAGACCTCATCTCCTTTGCTGTAGTCATAGGAATATTCTTTTTCCAAAAGTAAGTCCTTCTGTGATACAACCAATCATCATAGTGAGTTCTCACACAAGAATGAAGTTaacctctgtgtttctgcttctGTATGAAGAGGAAAGTATATTATACTTGATTAGATTATAAAATATGACTGTTTACTGTTTTAAAACAACCCTACTTAAATACCGACAAGCATTAGAATATTACTGTCAACAATAACGTATTATACACAATGCGATTAAGGTCTGAAATTGACTTGCTTTTTAATTgcgtgctattttgtccctttcagccTGCTGTAGTTTAGTTGCTGAGGCATTTTCCTGCTGATGCAACACTTTTGAGTAGAaaatttcacttaaaaaaaactcttaaacGGCTCACAACGTGTCAGACATAATGACATTTTTATCACCTTGTATTTCAGTATTACCATTTCAAGTTTGTGCTAAcacctacgagctaagcatacaggtgcaggtAATGCGACTGATGTCAGCAGATGACACAAAAGCCAACAGAGTACTATTTTGGAGTTTGTCAATATATTTGGataaaactaaatcaaagaagtTAACTGCAGTGCTTTCTGGCTAGCACTGACTGCCTTAATTTGATATCTAATTCGAGACATAGGTAAAAATTgacttaaaaaatgttgtgaaatgcaaaataactggaattttaaacatgcaattaaaagTGTGATTAAGCACAATTAACCATTAAAATTCAATCATTGATTGAGattgaaaaaaatgatattcaACAGCCCTACAGATAACACGAGCAGCTAAATGTTATATATCTCACTTCATTTAGAAGTGAGATATATATAAAATCTCTGTCTGAAGCACTAAAATAACAGTTCATCCATATAAATGCAGCTCCTTctgttattgtcattaaatgaTTTAACCATAATGAACTTCAAAGGTAAGGCTCAAAAGAACACATATTCATTTATTCCCTGAATTGATTGATGTCATAAGCTGCTAGGATGTATTCAGCTGTTATCTCCCCTTGCACCTCAGTGTCGTTACAAATCAATGACAAGCAGAGAAAATGTGTGACCATGTCTCTCCTGTACGACTTCTCCTTTGTCGGGGAGTGTGGTTTTGTTGATTCTCTGCTGGAGAGTGTAGTTTTGATTATTCCTGTGACACCTCCAGAGACAGATGGAGCTCCCTCCTGTTGTCTGTGGTATCTGGAAGGCAGTGATCTCTGCTTGTTATGGTCCTGCCTGGGTTTGCTCTGCTTAACTGAGCTTCAGTAGCTTCTGCCAGCTTCTAAACTGACCTCTCTTGTCTCCCGCcttcttttgtccttttttgtccttctgcctcttcctcgTCCTCTCTTCTCTGCCTGACGTGcatgctctcctcctctgctgcattcTGGCATCTTCTCTCAGCTATCACATGATCAGGTAACTGGGTCACCTCTTGGGAACCAAAGTCTTCTCCTCTTTCACCCTCTTTGTCTTTCACAACCTTTATCAGCCATCCTTTTGATCATTGAATTCTTTTGTCTCCTCCATCCTATGACACGGTATGACATCAATCTCCATCCACGTTTCTATCCACCTTACTTTATACTGTCTTTATTTCCTCTATCTCACTTCTCTGTGATGTACGTGAATCTGTGTACTGCTCTGCTGCCACTTTACTGGTGAGAGTGGCGCTCAGGTCTTTATTCCTGTCCTTGTGAACTCCATAAAAGAAATGCTTTTCACCCACAGAGCACAATCCTCACTGCTGAGTCCACAAATCAGTTCAAACTTGTCATGTTATCCATCTCATTAAGGCAAATGACTAAGCGTCTGAAATGAACTACGGCTGTGCGTTCATCAGGGGAAGTGCCTCAGTGTTGGCTGTGGTTGCTGCTGCCGATGAAGTAAAAGCTTGCTTGGTTGCATTTCTGTGTCCAAATGCCTTCCTGCATTAGTTGCAGTTCATTGTGACAAATGATCTTCAGTTAATTAAATTGAAGCAGAAACTGTTTGGATGCTGTTTCAACACAGGGAAAGAATTCCTGTGAAATGACTGATAACCAACGCCCAGTCCGGGAATTTTTCCTCTTAAGCTACCGATGAATATTGATTATTAAACAAGTCTTTTACAATAACATGGTGGACATTTTCCAATACCTTATAAGCTATAAAAAATTCCAGCACTGATTGAATCACCCAAGTGCTTGCCTTCTCAAAGAGGATCTGACTTGACCGTGTGCATATTTAGAGCAGAGGCAGCAGTATTAGGTGACACTTTTGCTTCTAACAGACATGTCTAACTAAAATATGACCCCACAGGTATCGTATGAGTGGTATGCACAGCTACAATCCTGAACAGATCATGCTGAGTGCTGCAGTCAGGAGGTCCAGCAGAGACCTCAATGTGATGAAGGAGAAACTCATCTTCTCTGGTAAGACCCTCACGCTGAAAGAGAGACACGTCTTTGTTTGTTACACTGAGATGTTTTGTCGTGGCTTCCTTGTCACATATTTGGGCTCCTGAACTCTTTGGTCAATACATTTCAATTTGctgatttaataataataatacaaagttAACTTACTTACAGGTAGGTTTTAAGCTTGTATGAGTTTCAGGTTCCCAGCTAGCATGTCACTCCATCCCAGCATGCACCTCTGAGCGTCTGTGAATGTTCTCGCCTCTTCCTGTCTCCCTTATTGAAGGTCAACCCCAGTAGCAGCCTGTGTGATGTGCACCACCTCCTGTTCATGCTACCACCTGTGTGACTTCTCCCTTTATTCCATGCATTCATTGCATCCCTGGTTGCCTGCCACTTCTGTCTACTGTGCCCTTCTTCccttcattcatccatccattcatccgtTCCTTCATGCACCAAACCTCCCCCATAATTCTCTCGCTGGAGACAAGGTCATGTGTTCGGGAGTTTAAACCCGCCCCTATCTGTCTTAGACAGCCTCTAGTGCAGGGGGTAAAGGTGAGTCCAATCAGTGACAACTTTTTAatcagtttttcattcattctttttcaGTATTCCCCTCGTTTACTACTGTTTGATGACTTCTCTTATATCTTTGACCTCTGCAGAAAGTGTTCTTGCAAACTGCTATGCATTGAAAATGATGACCTTACATGACActgaattttgttttttcttatcattTGGCGCCCTCCAGAGGTTGGAAATGGTGTTGAAAGTGCTGAGGATCTGTATGCAGATAATGGCTACGACTACTACACCAATCAGGGCATAAGCCACTGACTGGGACTCATCTTTGTGAATCTGCTGTAGCGAGGAGGAGACTACAACACGTTGTGTTTGAATCAATCCTTCCTAGTCAGTAAGAGGtctgtcctcctctttcctGCTGGTTAACTGATGGACTGCAGAACGCGATGGAGGAAAAAACACCCAGTCGCTTCTTGTAACTCTGTAAATAGTTTAACTTCTTGCTTGTCAGACAAACTGTATAATACACAGGaataaatgcactttttatgaATAGGATTCAACAAATCAGTGGCCTCCTCTCTCATGTCTAAATGTTAGAGAGGCTCATGTGAGTTACCAATGCCTGCTTCTttgtaaagatgtgtttccaGATTGTTTTGAGCTGATTCAGTGGAGcagttctttgtttttaactaATGTACATGATGTTATTGTCTTAACggatacatttcttttttaaaggctCTTTTAAAGGGTTTATTGCTTTATGAAACTATTACATTAACAGTTCATTATGCTCTTGCCTTCTGTCAACACTCAGCTGTGCTGTTGTTCACAAAAGATatatcattatttatatttaaagaaaaacctAAAAAGTCAAATAAGCAGTTTACAAAAGTCCTGCCTTCTATTCCTCGAGAAAACTTCACATGGTGCATGAAGATTGTTTTACTACTTTGATAGAGGTTGAATGGCCCCATTTCCCTACTTTTGACCAGGGCATATAACAGTAATGATCATATCaacttgtgtgagtgtgtgagtgtgtgagtgtgtgtgtgtgtgagctgggCTCCCAGTGCAACCAGAAGAACTGGTGGAAATGGTCTTAGGACATTTGTGCAGTCTTTTACGGTTaatgtgaatgtgtttggaTCGTTTGCCTTTATTAAAGACGTGTATAATGTATTATGTGTAAACTTGGCTGGTATATATTTTTAACCTTGTGTGCAGTGCTATAATAGGTGTTATAGTACATAAAAGGGGAACCAAGATAACACAGCCAACTAAGAATTTGAACTATGTGACAGTTCTAAACTGTTTATTATGATAGCAATAGTTAGGTCAAGATGGAAGTCATGACACTTCCATGTCAGCCTCTGAACTGCTGTTAAGTCTGTGGTATATTAGTATAAACATACACGATGCATCTAAATGTTGGTTGCTGAAACTGAATGCTGATTGGTAACTGAAGTGGGTGcttaatgtgaaataaagctCTTGGCTTATTGAAGGGACGCTACAGGTATTACAACAGGCAGCACAGGATCAAGAGCTTGATGTtgccttttgtgtttttttttctcatcttatGGTATTATAGTGTGCCTCAGAAGTCAACAGTTAAAAGCTTCTATTACTGGAGTTTTGTGTATTGTTTTGAtagctttcttttcctccatttattaataatacatttcaaaacagggaaaaaaatgcaaGTTAAAACCAGAGTATCGCAGGTCGTTCCCAGCACCAGGAAGATCTCGCTAAATGTATGGAGCATGAGATGAACTTTGTCAAGACGACACGGATGTGCATGACCCACAAAATGGATTATGTTTGACAGGACTTCAATAAAGCAACGATGGAGAAGATGACAagttgagttttatttgactgaaAGGTGAAACCTGTGTCTTGACTCTTAATGTGTGTGGATAGAAAAATAGATCCTAATCATAGAGTTGATGTTCCCCCTGTTTCAACAGAGGTCAATAAATGATCTGTACAGTAAAAGGAAAACAACTTTGCATCATATTTAATAAAGGCTTTGTGACACAGAAACGACCGATTCAAATTTCACAGACTAAAAGAACTTGAAATAAATGAACATGTGACAAACAATAAGTTAAGATACTTTTTGAAAGGAATGTAGGCAGCTTAAGTTtccagttttatgttttttttttctttcatcttcctcatcatcaGGTACACAAGGTACCAGAAAGTAATGCTTTGGTCCTTCTGAAAGATCACCAGGGTCTACTCCTCTACCTATAGTAGCAAAAAAGCAAATACTTCACTCTGatgtgcaacaaaaaaaaaattagctgGTTGGAAAGTGTGAGACATGATCTTTTAAATAGAATatgctgtattaaaaaaaaaaaaaaaggataagtTGGCCAACAAGAGGAAATTCTCAAAGTGCAGCACTGTGCGTCACTCCTCTTTCACTGACAGCTAATGCAATCTTTACTTCTTCAAATGGGTTGCATTATATTTGAAGTAGTTCCAACAAGTGAGTCGTCTGTTTCGAAGTGACCTCTTTTAAATGATTTGTGAATGATGGCGTATTCTCAATGACATCTTCCATTTGAAGCTATAAAGTCTGTGACTTTATGCAGAGCCTTACATCAGCTCTCTGAAACTTCAGTTCCAACAATATAGAAGCTTTTCATCACAGACATAAGTGCACTGTATGCAAACATTTGATGGAaagatgtaaaaatgtgttaaaggcctacaaaacacacactatCTCtccatcttacacacacacacacacacacacacacacacacacacacacacacacacacacacacacacacacacacacacacacacacacacacacacacacacacacacacacacacacacacacacacacacacaggttacatgggaataaataaataaatagatgaggCTGCTCTGGCAAGTCTTTAAgtactttgaaaataaatgtctgCTCCCTGATTTGAACATCATTAGAGGATCTAACATGAGTGAGCATCAAATGAAGCTGATTGTGTCAGTAGATAAGTGAGAAAGAACCCTTTCGCACGCATCTCGAGGTTAACAAATCAGCGTGTGTGCAAAAGAGTAGCTTTCAATTTCAGAACAGGTTTGTACACTCTCACAGATGGTCTCTGTGCACACGAGACAAAAAAGAATGTGagcatgttagaaatgcatAACAGTCAAACTGGTCTGCTTCAGTTACCCTCAGGATCAAAGAAGATAACCATGAAATGGTTACGGTAAGTCTGTGAGGCATCCCTTTTACTGGAATAAATAACTCTGACAAAGAttagaggaagtttgtcttGCGTAAGTGTCTGTTTGGGATTTCTATGGCGCTCACTTGTAAAGGCCAGGAGCCGCCCATGATCCCTGCCTGGATGGCCACACCTGTAACCACAGCCAGGTCAGGGTCTACTGATGTGTTCGGCTCTTTCCCGAAGTACTCGCTGATCAGCCTCCTAATCCGGGGTATCCTGGTGGACCCTCCAACCAGAACAATCTCATcaacctcctccttctccaggTGGCCCTCGGACAACACCGTCTCGATGGGTGCCAAGATTTTCTGGAAGAGATCCTCGTTGAGCTCTTCGAAGAGCTCGCGAGTTATCACAGACTGGAAGAGAACCAGAGAAGGGGGAGAACCCTCGGATGAGCCAGAGCTGTCATGGGTGTGAAGGTGCAGAGGCACCCTGATGGTGGTATCAGGCTGAAGGGTGAGGTTGAGCTTGGCTGCTTCGACAGCTTGTCTGAGACGGTGAATGTCTTCTTTCAGAGTGGGTGGGATGCCAAACTCCTGTCGTACGCGCTCTGTGGTGTACTGGAGCAATCTCTGGCTGAAGTCTTGACCTCCCAGCTTGTTATtccctgcagaaacacattaCAGGACCACTCAAGTTTAAGCCACTGATTCCTGCAGGATCAAAATGACTTATGTGAACTAATAATATtcattatttagttttattgcGTGTTAAACTTCTTATTTGTTTGAGAAGTTCCAAATAACAAAGGTCAAATTACACCTCcctattttcaaaacaaatatcAGACACCTCTCATATTCAGATAAAAGTTCTAACAACATATTTTAGGCTGTTCCATCCCCTTAAATCATGAatacaggaaaacaaaaaaaatattcaagccTTTAATTGGGACTGAAGTGGTTAAACACATTACCTGCCATGGCTCTGGTGAGAAACATGCCTCCCTGTTTGTTGAGTAAAGACACATCCAGGGTTCCTCCCCCGAGGTCCACCACCAGCACGTTGAACACATCCACCTTGTGCAGACCGTAGGCCATCGCTGCAGCTGTGGGCTCATTGATCACACGCAGGATCTCCAAGCCTACAAGACAACAGGGGGGATATAATCTTAACAACTAGATATATTTGCAatgcagtgtgtgcatgtatatTACAAGCCAAGCTAGTTTGTAGGATTATAAAGGATCTTAGTTGGAATACAGTGTACATCTAGAAACCATTTGTGCACATTTTGTTACCTTTTGTACATggtttctgtaaatgttcagcaaacaaacacacagccagATGAGGTGAGACTATCCATAAAAAACTAAATTGAAGTAATTAAAGTTTTGTGCAGGGTTTTTGCTACCTTATCTTTGCTGatttaagctgctgtaacagtaCTATTCCCCAcaatctatctacctacctgcCTACAAATGAAGATTACAAGCAGCAATCATCCCAAGTAATCCTTATGTGTAACTTTGTCTAATGAGGTGCTCAGAAAATCCAAAGTCCCCTTAATAAAAATAGTATTAAAACTGACCAGCGAGATTGGCCGCCCTGACAGTGAAGTTCCTCTGTCTCTCGTCAAATTCAGCAGGCACTGATATGACAGCTTTCTGAATCGGCACATTGAGCTGTCTCTCTGCCATCTTCTTCAATTTCAGAAGCAGCCTGGAGCCAATGAACTCTGGGGTCACAGTGAAGGTGCTGTTGGTGGAGATGGAAAACTCTGCACTTCCATTGTTGTTAATCACCTGAAGGAGAGGTAGAGAAATAGTGCAAATGAGAGGACACATCTATAAACATGAGTTGGATAACATCTTTagtgttatttaatttaagttgAGCTGGGCAGTGCTAGCCAATGACAACAATGTCAGAAAATTAAATTACTGAtgctgttaaagctgctgttggtagtcacagagtaaacatctgttcagagagagggatttggaatgtcaacactatccctcccaaccagatttcttGTTAGCCCCCCAACcaagatcggcgtgtgcagtcatgatagtgccagactcataaccaacCGCAGGATGTAGTAGggggctgccccttaaccaatcaggacagatgattggagattagctatgattggtccgtcataacgggaacgaggggaataataacattgcttgaaacaaaagcagctgaaaacgcagagatttcacaatagtctcaaattactgtacttactgatgagtacagatgagtgttatgaccttttctccaaacccagcagaaaaaaacttacattttttacaccattcctaccaacagcagctttaatatgtgATGACTGTGAAGGTGTGTGATCTACACTTCTATTTGGCTGGATTTGTCAGTCTGTATAAAAGATTCCAAATGGGAAATAACAAATTTCACCAGTATAAACTCTGCAACAACACAGCATATGTTAGTGCACAGTCAGGGGGATCAGTCCCAGCATTACCCACCTTAAATGGGTACCGAGCACTCTCCTGCTCCAACACCTCAGCCTCAAACACCTTCCCTATGAACCTCTTGGCGTCATAGATAGTGTTTTGAGGGTTGCTGTCGGCCAGGTCCACGGCTTCGTGTCCAGCCAGCACCGCAGTGGTGGTAAACGAGACGGCGCTGGGGATGcttctcctcccctcttcaTCTGCTATAACCTCCACATCCCCGACGCCCGGGTGGAAGACAGCCACAGAGCAGAAGGTGGTGCCCAGGTCCAGGCCGATCACTTTAGGTTTGGGTGGTGGTAGGTACTGTTGGCCCAGATAACCAGCCAGAAACAGGGCCAGGATCACCGAACCTGAGGCATGGGAACAACACGCGTATCACAGGTGGCTCACACAGCATCTTACACCGGTTATTTATCATACTGGAAAAAGAGTCAGCTTACCAATCATGGAAATCTCTCCAGACATTGTCCCGGAATGTTTCAGAGTCACACAACACTTTCAATTTCCCAAAATGTCGATTCAATActatttaaattatgtttagCTCTGACAACTGGATGATGTGATATAGGAAGTTTTCAGAGCACCAACAAAATACACGTCAACTCTGCGTGGCGACCGTTGAATGCTGGGTAATGTAGTTCTTACACCCTTTGTAATGGACATTTTTTAGGTCAAACGTTGACTTtgaactacatttcccatcacGGTTAGCGAAATTGAAACGTAGAACGTAGGCTTTTGACGAAACGAGattttcagccaatcagaaagaGCCAGGGAGCCAGCGACTCAGCAGCACATAACCATAGACCGTGGATGTGGTCGATTTTGGCCCTACACTTTACTTCCCCTTTCTTTTTATCAGCTTTTCTTTCTCAGCTTTGTCTATCCATTCTGAAATGAAATAGCCTATATTGATAACAAAACTATTCtatttattaaatgaatatatatagTTATAACATAAATAATGTTCTAAATAAACCTTTATAACATAAATCTAGGAGTCCTGTTtaatcaagatttatccttcaactctcaaattcagcaaatctcaaaatcagcctattttcacttgcacaatatttctaaaattagacacttcctatctcagagcgatgcagaaaaactagtccaagcatttgttacctccaggttagattactgtaactccctcttatcaggctgccccaataagtctctaaagactcttcagcttgTTCAAAACGCCGCTGCTCGAGtatcttcactggctcccaataaaatgtagaatagaatttaaaatccttcttctaacctacaaagcccttaaaaatccggcaccctcatatcttaaagagctcatagtgccctattacccctctagaacactacgctccaaacatgcaggcttgctagttacacctaaaatctctaaaagtagtatgggaggtagaacctgcagttaccaggcccctctcctttggaatcatctaccagtcagggtccgggaggcagacaccctctccacttttaagagtaggcttaaaactttcctttttgataaagcttatagttaaagctggctcaggcttggaccagcttttgttatgctgctataggcctagactgccgggggaactggcgcactgacacactgggatcctagctcacctccttccccccaaccccttcatcacttactttaactctccctgtcccattaaagttactaaccatagacctttctggagtccctgagctccattgtctcgtagattcctttgagctgccgtagacgtcctcctgctgcggacgttctggactccagctgatacggacgtgctggactccagtggcaacagcttctactactcgtctcatcactatcacctctctctcttactcccctctatctgtctttccagacccaactcagtcaaggcatgatggctgtctaacatgagtctggttctgcctgaggtttctgcctgttaaaaggaagtttttcctcaccactgtaactagctaaatactgcgatgtgcaatgctcatgatggattaaggtggggtcagactgagtcttaccctgtcttgaagttgggtctctgttcataatttgacatagagtggtctagacctcctatgtttgtaaaagcgtcttgagataacgtttgttgtgatttggcgatatataaataaagattgattgattgattgattgattgattgattgattgattgattgattgattgattgattgattgattgattgataatcatACATATAAATTATTTATATGTTGATAAAGCttaaatgttttatacattCGATGAAAGGAtataaaagctgcagttggtaggtttggggtaaaaaacaaaaactacttattttgtgctgtgttcggaaaaaaagtcataacaccCATCAACACCCATCAATAAATTaggtattttaaaatgatggcgagatctctttgttttcctctgcctctttaccCAGCAATTTATAAGTTCCAACCACTTCCATCAagtctgaccaatcagagccactctcctgattggtcctcctacATTGTCCTGATTGAGCATGCGCTACGATCTGTTTGTAGGCAGGGCTTACAgtagcagagaggggggagatgGATGTACCGAGAGGTAAATCTGAtgtggaggggtagtgttgacatttaaaTTATCTCTCCCTGAAttgatgtttattccaggactaccaacagcagctttaaggcacAAAGAACATAGCTTTTATGTTAGACACATACGACTGACCACTCATAGATGATATTGATCATTCCGTCCTGACAAAGTTTTCATTCTTTTAGTTTATTtacaaaaagctgtgaaaacagatggatgattTATTTTCTCATGAATGCATACAAAGGCTGTTTTTACACATATACAATCATCCAGACTCTCACATTCAGAAGATAGATGACAcatttgcttgttttttcttttttttctgtacaaTATGTAGACAAGATTTGATAATGCATTGCTCAAATCGTGACTCTATATTTTCCATAAACAAGTTCACAGAGATCCCTTTAAtcagagcaaaaacaaacaaaacacgaGATGTTGAATCAAGCATGGGTTTAAAGAAAAGGGTCAACGTGATGCAGATGTGATAAATAAAGGCTTAATATGGCAAAAGAGTGAAATACACAAAATGGGAAAAATACAAGTGACATTTAATAACTGAAATATCACTTTCAAAAACGTGAAAAGTCCAGATGCCATAACTTATAACTTGATTATTTTCTTGATAAAGTGACAAATGAAAAGGGTGACAGTAATAATACCAGTCATTCACACATTAAGAATCCACAGTTTCTGTGATGGGTTCTGTTTCCTCTTTGCTGTCTGAACATTCAGATGGGATGAAGCAGCCTGAGTCTCTGGGACAGTCGCTATCTTCCTCctgtggactgtgggaggatTTGTGTTCTTCACCCTCTATGACGTCAGCCCCTGCAGCAACAAAccaaatggaataaaatattaCAACTTCCTGTTGCCAACCATATCGGAGACATTGTTATCCATACCGAGTACGGAGAGTGGAAACCAACCCACATTTaaatgagggtttttttttggcggaaacatgtttttttttatctgattgcTATTGCACGATACATTTGCAAGATTAAAGGTTGTCACTGTTGAAATCACAGTAAAAACAGCACCATGTTTTGATGGATAACTGCTGGTGGTCAACAATCACAACTGTCTGTGGTAATATTTTAGTAAGTTGCTCCTTCTGTTAGTATAACATCTCTCTGACCTCATTTTCCCTTTCAGAGGACAAAATATTCCACctttctttaatattttgactCCACTTGTGGGAGCTGCAAATCCTACAGTCCAGACTGCCAAACCACTAACCTAATGGAGTTGATTAAATTCCTGGCATCTAGTGGGAGTCAATAAGCTTTGCAGGATTGGTACTGCCATCTGTTTAGTCATGCTGTCGCCACAACAGAAGTAGTACAGTGTCCTTTTATTTGCAGTGCACACAATGGcgataaaatatcaaaataatgaaTGCAACTGACAAGATGCTGCTCCCACTTCACACTGacaagttgttttgttttcattcctgCAAGGATCTGAGATGATCAGCCTTCTGCTTTAAGACATCCGATTACAGAAACACCTTCTGCCCCATGTAGCACTTTCTGTCTGAGTAACAGGAAGTCACAGATAAGCTTCTCTTACACACAAGATGCAGCTACTGTGTTGTACAAATGTTTCCGAATATACCTGGTATTCTACATGAATAAGATCTaagttattatatatatattattatatattatgttAAGCCCTGGCAGGTATGTTATAAAATAACTGCCAAAGTTAGTGAGTGACAATGCCCTTAATTCAATTAGAAGTAACAAAGCTATATTGTGTTGAATGGTCATTCCTGATTGGCTAAACAAAATCAGATATTGCAGCACATTTAAGCGGATCTTTTTGCTGACACCGATCAATGCAGAAAAATGATCTGTTGAGTACTAGTGTTTGAAAGCTGGAAGGCAATAACACcagatatacagttgtgctcatacgtTTACATACCCttgcagaatttgtgatttttttggccatttttcagagaatatgaatgataagataa
This genomic interval carries:
- the hspa13 gene encoding heat shock 70 kDa protein 13: MSGEISMIGSVILALFLAGYLGQQYLPPPKPKVIGLDLGTTFCSVAVFHPGVGDVEVIADEEGRRSIPSAVSFTTTAVLAGHEAVDLADSNPQNTIYDAKRFIGKVFEAEVLEQESARYPFKVINNNGSAEFSISTNSTFTVTPEFIGSRLLLKLKKMAERQLNVPIQKAVISVPAEFDERQRNFTVRAANLAGLEILRVINEPTAAAMAYGLHKVDVFNVLVVDLGGGTLDVSLLNKQGGMFLTRAMAGNNKLGGQDFSQRLLQYTTERVRQEFGIPPTLKEDIHRLRQAVEAAKLNLTLQPDTTIRVPLHLHTHDSSGSSEGSPPSLVLFQSVITRELFEELNEDLFQKILAPIETVLSEGHLEKEEVDEIVLVGGSTRIPRIRRLISEYFGKEPNTSVDPDLAVVTGVAIQAGIMGGSWPLQVSAIEIPNRHLRKTNFL